The proteins below come from a single Crossiella sp. CA-258035 genomic window:
- a CDS encoding DUF3040 domain-containing protein — MALRDHEQRALDEIERRLAEEDPRLAARFLGLSAPSARTRHAALALLGVLAAYALGLAVLVIGISASLTTLVVLGSAISAAVLAAFTWQRLRR, encoded by the coding sequence ATGGCACTACGAGATCACGAGCAGCGCGCTCTGGACGAGATCGAACGGCGGCTCGCCGAGGAGGATCCGCGCCTGGCGGCCCGGTTCCTCGGCCTGTCCGCACCCAGCGCCCGCACCCGGCACGCGGCGCTGGCCCTGCTCGGCGTGCTGGCCGCCTACGCCCTCGGCCTGGCCGTCCTGGTGATCGGCATCTCCGCCTCGCTCACCACGCTGGTGGTGCTGGGCTCGGCGATCAGCGCGGCGGTGCTGGCCGCGTTCACCTGGCAGCGGCTGCGCCGCTGA
- a CDS encoding SGNH/GDSL hydrolase family protein, which yields MRWDSWVAIGDSFTEGMCDPAPGSRPCQPGPDARYRGWADRLAAMLAEAEPGARYANLAVRGKLIGEIHAEQVPVAVAARPALVTVNGGGNDLLRPGSDPDQVAAAFEDVVADLRAAGSQVLVFTGYDPHQGSLLRRIRGKIAVYTAHVHAIAARHDCLLVDLWAFRAWTTDWRYWCPDRVHLATEGHRRVALRTAEVLGLPVTEDWRAPLPGVPGPTRGQRLYADLRWAGSHLAPFVFRQLRGISMGAGVPPKRPVLTEFAEH from the coding sequence ATGCGCTGGGACAGTTGGGTCGCCATCGGGGACAGCTTCACGGAGGGCATGTGCGATCCGGCCCCCGGCAGCAGGCCCTGCCAGCCCGGCCCGGACGCCCGGTACCGGGGCTGGGCGGACCGGCTGGCCGCGATGCTGGCCGAGGCCGAGCCGGGTGCCCGGTACGCCAACCTGGCGGTGCGCGGCAAGCTGATCGGCGAGATCCACGCCGAACAGGTGCCGGTGGCGGTGGCCGCGCGGCCCGCGCTGGTCACGGTCAACGGCGGCGGCAACGACCTGCTCCGCCCCGGCAGCGACCCCGACCAGGTGGCCGCGGCCTTCGAGGACGTGGTGGCCGACCTGCGCGCGGCCGGCAGCCAGGTGCTGGTGTTCACCGGCTACGACCCGCACCAGGGCTCCCTGCTGCGCCGGATCAGGGGCAAGATCGCCGTCTACACCGCGCACGTGCACGCCATCGCCGCCCGCCACGACTGCCTGCTGGTGGACCTGTGGGCCTTCCGCGCCTGGACCACCGACTGGCGCTACTGGTGCCCGGACCGGGTGCACCTGGCCACCGAGGGGCACCGCAGGGTCGCGCTGCGCACCGCCGAGGTGCTCGGCCTGCCGGTGACCGAGGACTGGCGTGCGCCGCTGCCGGGGGTGCCGGGGCCCACCAGGGGCCAGCGGCTCTACGCCGACCTGCGCTGGGCCGGGTCGCACCTGGCGCCGTTCGTGTTCCGGCAGCTCCGCGGGATC
- a CDS encoding TetR/AcrR family transcriptional regulator, translating into MVTPRQSAREQMVRDIVRVGRAHLASVRPAELSLRAVARDLDVVPSALYRYVRDREALIALLVADADRELGDTVDAALAAAPRRSHRNRLTAAVLAARAWAAREPSRFALLHGGQTGRPGTRLLRAAAMLAEDAWRAGKLTAVTAPLDKTVRADMEKLRLAHGLTMPVGNVARVYGLWSAIVGAILFDTSGQYPVTDPEAFLRAHITGLAGTIGL; encoded by the coding sequence ATGGTCACGCCACGGCAGTCGGCGCGTGAGCAGATGGTGCGGGACATCGTGCGGGTGGGCCGCGCGCACCTGGCCTCGGTGCGGCCCGCCGAGCTGTCCCTGCGGGCGGTGGCAAGGGATCTGGACGTGGTGCCTTCCGCGCTCTACCGCTACGTGCGCGACCGCGAGGCGCTGATCGCACTGCTGGTCGCCGACGCCGACCGCGAGCTTGGTGACACGGTGGACGCGGCGCTGGCCGCCGCCCCGCGCCGCTCACACCGGAACCGGCTGACGGCCGCGGTGCTCGCCGCACGCGCCTGGGCCGCCAGGGAGCCGTCCAGGTTCGCCCTGCTCCACGGCGGGCAGACCGGACGACCGGGCACCCGGCTGCTGCGCGCGGCCGCCATGTTGGCTGAGGACGCCTGGCGGGCGGGCAAGTTGACCGCGGTGACCGCCCCGCTGGACAAGACCGTCCGCGCCGACATGGAGAAGCTGCGCTTGGCCCACGGGCTGACCATGCCCGTGGGCAACGTGGCCAGGGTCTACGGCCTGTGGTCGGCGATCGTCGGCGCGATCCTGTTCGACACCTCCGGCCAGTACCCGGTCACCGACCCGGAAGCCTTCCTCCGCGCGCACATCACCGGACTCGCCGGGACCATCGGTCTCTAG
- a CDS encoding LuxR family transcriptional regulator: MPLVGRDSQLRQLTRLLDDLPGGRLSVAEVVGEPGLGKTRLLEELRERADGVLLGWGRGVEFEPRPAFGMFVEALDPLLADHPLPAALRARLASVFPACAGRAADGLGLDAERFQLHRAVIRALELLAEHRPLVLVLDDVHWCDPASAELLAQLLRHRPRRPILLISAYRPRQLPSAVAAVLTRAVPAGSSRRIELGPLDLGEATRLLGPGVGGLRAAALHQASGGNPLYLQALARAPESALHPHQLAEQVPAPAKSALLAEFTRLPEQVRLVAKAAAVIGEPIEPELVAAAAGIGLPETLAAAQQLVAADLLRANEPDRSVTFRHPLLRAAVYESASPLWQATAHRRVAELLRARGAPPTQLAPHLARCGKVGDTSAIQVLTTAAENLQLHAPAAAASLHRAALRLTTADAGEDRLRLQLGYATSIALTGNVEEALSVLHDILAHTPGDDDLRQTAVGRCALLHRWRGQLADSDTLVRRELDRAPMTDTPAGAVLWLTRGLIEFRRGGYRSALAATRLAWAAAIWCRDPSLQIAARAMAVLFAPPDGGDEAIANLDMAATALDQLPDEQVLPLWNTLMWVAMAEQSHDRHTDALRHLDRGLHLARQRHQHLLLSEFLTPRAVSLAALGKLPEAATTARDAIEAARLVGALPPYLIGLTALLTTARWRGQIETALAESEDVHPGAYDSDFQLGAWVLFSRTAARFALGEPVDFRAEVEALGGPELPGLLHAYRPEHYETLTEAALARGARTEAGEWAERASRVADRNRPRGWGFAHLARARMQLAAADGPAAARTATTAARGFHSAGDVVQTGRARLLAGLGWDAAGDREQALAELDRAAALFTGSGAELLLKETTRHQRRLGRRCAPPGPGPAHSAPGALTRRESEVAALAGEGLTNKAIATRLFLSERTVETHLARVYRKLGVPRRSALVAHLHRSVG, translated from the coding sequence ATGCCATTGGTGGGCAGGGACAGCCAGCTACGGCAGTTGACCCGGCTGCTCGACGATCTGCCGGGGGGACGGCTGAGCGTCGCGGAGGTCGTCGGCGAGCCTGGGCTGGGCAAGACCAGGCTGCTGGAGGAGCTGCGCGAGCGCGCGGACGGCGTGCTGCTGGGCTGGGGCCGGGGTGTGGAGTTCGAGCCGCGGCCCGCCTTCGGCATGTTCGTCGAGGCGCTGGACCCGCTGCTGGCCGACCACCCGCTGCCCGCCGCGCTGCGCGCCCGGCTGGCCTCGGTGTTCCCGGCCTGCGCAGGGCGGGCGGCCGACGGGCTGGGCCTGGACGCCGAACGCTTCCAGCTGCACCGCGCGGTGATCAGGGCGCTGGAGCTGCTGGCCGAGCACCGCCCGCTGGTGCTGGTGCTCGACGACGTGCACTGGTGCGACCCGGCCTCGGCCGAGCTGCTCGCCCAGCTGCTGCGGCACCGCCCGCGCAGGCCGATCCTGCTGATCAGCGCCTACCGGCCGCGGCAGCTGCCCAGCGCGGTGGCCGCGGTGCTCACCCGCGCGGTCCCGGCGGGCAGCAGCCGCCGGATCGAGCTGGGACCGCTGGACCTGGGCGAGGCCACCCGGCTGCTGGGACCGGGGGTCGGCGGGCTGCGGGCGGCCGCGCTGCACCAGGCCAGCGGCGGAAATCCCCTATACCTGCAAGCTTTGGCCCGCGCGCCGGAGTCCGCGCTGCACCCGCACCAGCTGGCCGAGCAGGTCCCGGCGCCGGCGAAGTCCGCACTGCTGGCCGAGTTCACCCGGTTGCCGGAGCAGGTCCGGCTGGTGGCCAAGGCGGCCGCGGTGATCGGCGAGCCGATCGAACCGGAGCTGGTGGCCGCCGCGGCCGGCATCGGCTTACCGGAGACGCTGGCTGCCGCGCAGCAGCTGGTGGCCGCGGACCTGTTGCGCGCCAACGAACCCGACCGGTCGGTGACCTTCCGGCATCCGCTGCTGCGGGCCGCGGTGTACGAGTCGGCCAGCCCGCTGTGGCAGGCCACCGCGCACCGCAGGGTGGCCGAGCTGCTGCGCGCCCGCGGCGCCCCGCCCACCCAGCTGGCCCCGCACCTGGCCCGCTGCGGCAAGGTCGGCGACACCTCCGCGATCCAGGTGCTCACCACCGCGGCGGAGAACCTCCAGCTGCACGCCCCGGCCGCCGCGGCCAGCCTGCACCGGGCCGCGCTGCGGCTGACCACCGCTGACGCCGGGGAGGACCGGCTGCGCCTGCAGCTCGGCTACGCCACCAGCATCGCGCTGACCGGCAACGTCGAGGAGGCGCTGAGCGTGCTGCACGACATCCTCGCGCACACCCCCGGCGACGACGACCTCCGGCAGACCGCGGTCGGCCGCTGCGCGCTGCTGCACCGCTGGCGCGGCCAGCTCGCCGACTCCGACACCCTGGTGCGCCGCGAGCTGGACCGGGCCCCGATGACCGACACCCCGGCAGGCGCGGTGCTGTGGCTGACCAGGGGCCTGATCGAGTTCCGCCGCGGCGGCTACCGGTCCGCGCTGGCCGCCACCCGGCTGGCCTGGGCCGCCGCGATCTGGTGCCGGGATCCCTCGCTGCAGATCGCCGCGCGCGCGATGGCGGTGTTGTTCGCCCCGCCCGACGGCGGCGACGAGGCGATCGCGAACCTGGACATGGCCGCCACCGCGCTGGACCAGCTGCCCGATGAGCAGGTGCTGCCGCTGTGGAACACGCTGATGTGGGTGGCCATGGCCGAGCAGAGCCACGACCGGCACACCGACGCGCTGCGCCACCTCGACCGCGGCCTGCACCTGGCCCGCCAGCGGCACCAGCACCTGCTGCTCTCGGAGTTCCTCACCCCGCGCGCGGTTTCCCTTGCCGCGCTGGGAAAACTGCCCGAGGCGGCGACCACCGCGCGGGATGCGATCGAGGCGGCCAGGCTGGTCGGCGCGCTGCCGCCCTACCTGATCGGGCTGACCGCGCTGCTGACCACCGCACGCTGGCGCGGCCAGATCGAGACCGCGCTGGCCGAGTCCGAGGACGTGCACCCCGGCGCCTACGACAGCGACTTCCAGCTCGGCGCCTGGGTGTTGTTCAGCCGCACCGCCGCCCGGTTCGCACTGGGCGAGCCGGTGGACTTCCGCGCCGAGGTCGAGGCACTCGGCGGCCCCGAGCTCCCCGGCCTGTTGCACGCCTACCGGCCCGAGCACTACGAGACCCTGACCGAGGCCGCACTGGCCCGCGGCGCGCGCACCGAAGCGGGGGAGTGGGCCGAGCGCGCCAGCCGGGTCGCGGACCGGAACCGCCCGCGCGGCTGGGGTTTCGCGCACCTGGCCCGCGCCCGCATGCAGCTCGCCGCCGCCGACGGACCGGCGGCCGCGCGCACCGCGACCACCGCCGCCCGCGGCTTCCACAGCGCGGGCGACGTGGTGCAGACGGGCCGGGCGCGCCTGCTGGCTGGACTCGGCTGGGACGCCGCGGGCGACCGCGAACAGGCCCTGGCCGAGCTGGACCGGGCCGCGGCGCTGTTCACCGGCTCCGGCGCGGAACTGCTGCTGAAGGAGACCACCCGGCACCAGCGCCGCCTGGGCCGCCGCTGCGCGCCACCGGGCCCGGGACCGGCGCACAGCGCACCGGGCGCGCTGACCCGGCGGGAGTCCGAGGTGGCCGCGCTGGCCGGGGAAGGCTTGACCAACAAGGCGATCGCCACCCGGCTGTTCCTGTCCGAGCGCACCGTGGAGACCCACCTGGCCCGGGTCTACCGCAAGCTCGGCGTGCCCCGCCGCTCGGCGCTGGTCGCACACCTGCACCGCAGCGTCGGCTAG
- a CDS encoding MmpS family transport accessory protein produces MSDPNPYQSYQQTQVEQPSNGLGITGFVLGLVGLLLSWIPFIGVIAWPLVILGLIFSVIGLIRVNKGRANNKGMAIAGIAVSAIGLLVCIAWAAFFGAAVNQVSNEMERVAKVEYEITGTATEVDITYGELGKSQQEKATSLPWTKQLENKGLIKGGSLMATSGAKGGTLTCKITVDGKVVATKTAEGALSVVSCIG; encoded by the coding sequence GTGTCCGATCCCAACCCCTACCAGTCATACCAGCAGACCCAGGTCGAGCAGCCCAGCAACGGGCTGGGCATCACCGGGTTCGTGCTGGGCCTGGTGGGACTGCTCCTCTCCTGGATCCCGTTCATCGGGGTCATCGCCTGGCCGCTGGTCATCCTCGGCCTGATCTTCTCCGTGATCGGACTCATCCGGGTCAACAAGGGCCGCGCCAACAACAAGGGCATGGCGATCGCCGGTATCGCGGTCTCCGCGATCGGCCTGCTGGTCTGCATCGCCTGGGCCGCGTTCTTCGGTGCCGCCGTCAACCAGGTGAGCAATGAGATGGAGCGGGTGGCCAAGGTCGAGTACGAGATCACCGGCACCGCCACCGAGGTGGACATCACCTACGGCGAGCTGGGCAAGTCCCAGCAGGAGAAGGCCACCAGCCTGCCCTGGACCAAGCAGCTGGAGAACAAGGGCCTGATCAAGGGTGGCTCGCTGATGGCCACCTCCGGCGCCAAGGGCGGCACGCTCACCTGCAAGATCACCGTGGACGGCAAGGTGGTCGCGACCAAGACCGCCGAGGGCGCGCTCAGCGTGGTGTCCTGCATCGGCTGA